In the genome of Tannockella kyphosi, one region contains:
- a CDS encoding DUF4430 domain-containing protein — protein sequence MKKNQFNNTTKITIAFVVCSFLVILGIGIYQSLDTKEEVIYEQEEVVENEEENIDEQIVEDDQEIVVTDQEEIQEDSVEQQAETEQVETETEQEEVEFEEETSSSSTSQQEAISQVSIIIYGVNETMSSGTIQVAQSSTVYEVLLEYTTSQSMELKTSGIGTSIYVKGIGGLNEFDYGGRSGWTYTVNGNYLSMSCGAYEIGEGDVIEWIYANYE from the coding sequence ATGAAAAAAAATCAATTTAATAATACAACAAAAATAACCATTGCTTTTGTAGTATGTAGTTTCCTTGTTATTCTAGGGATTGGTATTTACCAATCTCTAGACACAAAAGAAGAAGTTATCTACGAGCAAGAAGAAGTAGTGGAAAATGAAGAAGAAAATATTGATGAACAAATTGTAGAAGATGATCAAGAGATAGTTGTAACTGATCAAGAAGAAATACAAGAAGACTCAGTTGAGCAGCAAGCAGAGACTGAACAAGTTGAAACAGAGACTGAACAAGAGGAAGTAGAGTTCGAAGAAGAAACTTCAAGTTCTTCAACTTCACAACAAGAAGCGATTAGCCAAGTTTCTATTATTATTTATGGGGTTAATGAAACAATGTCTAGTGGTACAATTCAAGTAGCACAATCTAGTACAGTTTATGAAGTATTATTAGAATATACTACTTCTCAATCAATGGAGTTAAAGACATCTGGAATAGGTACTTCTATTTATGTAAAAGGAATAGGTGGATTAAATGAGTTTGATTATGGTGGGCGTTCTGGTTGGACTTATACTGTGAATGGAAACTATTTATCAATGAGTTGTGGTGCTTATGAAATAGGAGAAGGTGATGTCATTGAATGGATCTATGCAAACTATGAATAA
- a CDS encoding prenyltransferase/squalene oxidase repeat-containing protein → MKKMMIAVMALLVSVCQIQALETGDSYQAASTYYQNVTTVSGLDEMVTLASLGVDCSEMEIDALLSTDYASNIAQSILALVAKGENPNNYNDVDYVTLLEDAVQENGAVTLTGDTSYGSWQYICVNALYVINSEKLSIAADYLASLQNENGSFSSAYGEDVDVTGWVLETLALVDASKYSENITNVVAYLETVQEDSYYIPLGYEYDGVYYPGSANANTQATVLLGLIAAKQDYEDAYQALLTFQNEDGSFWYYEAGEDNNWATKQAVLTIGTYENGSVYEALELSYQAILELVPEVEESMDSNIVQTSDISMITFYLTTALLALFVMSYEKKSI, encoded by the coding sequence ATGAAAAAAATGATGATTGCAGTAATGGCATTACTAGTAAGTGTATGTCAGATTCAAGCTTTAGAAACAGGAGATAGTTATCAAGCAGCAAGTACGTATTACCAAAACGTAACAACAGTGAGTGGTTTAGATGAAATGGTAACACTTGCTAGTTTGGGTGTGGATTGTAGTGAGATGGAAATTGATGCTTTATTAAGTACAGATTATGCATCTAATATTGCCCAAAGTATTTTAGCTTTAGTAGCAAAAGGAGAAAATCCAAATAATTATAATGATGTTGACTATGTTACATTGTTAGAAGATGCAGTACAAGAAAATGGTGCTGTAACATTAACAGGAGATACTAGTTATGGTAGTTGGCAGTATATTTGTGTAAATGCATTATACGTAATTAATTCTGAAAAATTGAGTATTGCAGCAGATTATTTAGCTTCATTACAAAATGAAAATGGTTCATTTAGTTCCGCATATGGCGAAGATGTTGATGTGACAGGTTGGGTATTAGAAACATTAGCGTTAGTAGATGCAAGTAAATATAGTGAAAATATCACAAATGTTGTAGCATATTTAGAAACAGTACAGGAAGATAGTTATTATATTCCTTTAGGATATGAATACGATGGTGTATATTATCCAGGTAGTGCAAATGCAAATACACAAGCTACTGTATTATTAGGTTTAATAGCTGCTAAACAAGATTATGAAGATGCTTATCAAGCACTATTAACTTTCCAAAATGAAGATGGAAGCTTTTGGTACTATGAAGCTGGAGAAGATAATAACTGGGCGACAAAACAAGCAGTATTAACAATTGGTACTTATGAAAATGGAAGTGTCTATGAAGCATTAGAACTTTCATATCAAGCGATTTTAGAACTAGTTCCTGAAGTGGAAGAGAGTATGGATTCTAACATAGTTCAAACAAGTGATATTTCTATGATTACTTTTTATCTAACAACAGCACTTCTTGCATTATTCGTAATGTCTTATGAAAAAAAATCAATTTAA
- a CDS encoding Gfo/Idh/MocA family protein, which translates to MKFGIVGTNFVSDFFMDGAKQESRCEVVAVSSLTLDLAKEFGEKHKIEYCFKSYQDMYEANVIEAVYIAVPNALHKEVACYFLERKIPVFLEKPMASNYDEVVSIMNLAKENNVYIQEGLIPLYNPNFIKLKESIKAIGRIHQVVFNFSKYSSRYDAYLRNENPTTFQAKLSNGAIMDLGVYIMADCVGLFGKPNKVLSACSLLDTKADISGSSILIYDDFIATLMYSKASDTTNSCEINGEDGSIFINTPSMMRDFTIINRKTSEKEVVNVGEKDMFYYEIKTMIDCVEQGVIENTLCSHETSLAIHSVLTECREQAGVVFPQDKK; encoded by the coding sequence ATGAAATTTGGAATAGTAGGTACTAACTTTGTTTCTGACTTCTTTATGGATGGAGCGAAACAAGAGAGTCGATGTGAAGTAGTTGCAGTATCAAGTTTAACACTTGATTTGGCAAAAGAATTTGGGGAAAAACATAAAATTGAATATTGTTTTAAAAGTTATCAAGATATGTATGAAGCAAACGTGATTGAAGCGGTATACATAGCAGTTCCTAATGCATTGCATAAAGAAGTAGCTTGTTATTTTTTAGAAAGAAAGATACCTGTTTTCTTAGAAAAACCAATGGCATCTAATTATGATGAAGTGGTATCAATAATGAATCTTGCAAAAGAAAATAACGTATACATTCAAGAAGGGTTAATTCCACTTTATAATCCTAATTTTATAAAATTAAAAGAAAGCATCAAAGCAATAGGAAGAATTCATCAAGTAGTTTTTAATTTCAGTAAATATTCATCAAGATATGATGCATATTTAAGAAATGAAAATCCAACAACGTTCCAAGCAAAATTGAGTAATGGAGCAATAATGGATTTAGGAGTTTATATTATGGCTGATTGTGTTGGATTATTTGGAAAGCCAAATAAAGTTCTTAGTGCATGTAGTTTGCTTGATACGAAAGCAGATATATCTGGATCAAGTATTTTAATATATGATGATTTTATAGCAACACTAATGTATTCTAAAGCGAGTGATACGACAAATAGTTGTGAAATAAATGGGGAAGATGGATCTATTTTCATAAATACACCAAGTATGATGAGAGATTTCACTATTATAAATCGTAAAACTAGCGAAAAAGAAGTGGTAAATGTGGGTGAAAAAGATATGTTCTATTATGAAATTAAAACAATGATAGATTGTGTAGAACAAGGAGTGATAGAAAACACATTATGTTCTCATGAAACTTCGCTAGCAATCCACAGTGTCCTCACAGAATGTAGAGAACAAGCAGGTGTAGTATTTCCACAAGATAAAAAATAA
- a CDS encoding zinc-dependent alcohol dehydrogenase — protein sequence MKSIRIDGKEDVKVITSELKQELRSDECLMKCHKSLISPGTELSRVYALKKGATYPVSPGYCSVGTVLELGKDVKDVELQARYLYSAPHASMHHFNQLRSDGGVLYKLNEKTTDEEGCFLMMIWIAMNGILPIDVKITDKVGIFGLGNLGLILTLLYKQMGCEVYAIDVAKNRCQKAEKLGIENIIDVAPEQQMEMILDKTEGHGFDVVVDASGMSRCIEVCFQAAARYGNVVLLGSPREDYHCNVTPMLNAIHMKMLNVVGGFNRRYPFSEEVGSKHSMQSTFKYLEKLLNEKIIDVNQFVTHTIKPEEAMDAYRGLMYDKDNYLGVIIDWEE from the coding sequence ATGAAAAGTATAAGGATTGATGGAAAAGAAGATGTAAAGGTTATTACTAGTGAATTAAAACAAGAATTACGAAGTGATGAATGTTTAATGAAATGTCATAAATCATTAATAAGTCCAGGTACTGAATTATCAAGAGTATATGCTTTAAAAAAAGGAGCTACTTATCCTGTTAGTCCAGGATATTGTTCTGTAGGTACTGTTTTAGAGTTAGGTAAAGATGTGAAAGATGTTGAACTTCAGGCTCGATATTTATATAGTGCTCCTCATGCATCGATGCATCATTTTAATCAGTTAAGAAGTGATGGTGGTGTTTTATATAAACTAAATGAAAAGACTACGGATGAAGAAGGTTGTTTCTTAATGATGATATGGATAGCAATGAATGGTATTTTACCAATTGATGTAAAAATAACAGATAAAGTAGGTATTTTTGGATTAGGTAATCTAGGTTTAATTCTTACATTATTATATAAACAAATGGGTTGTGAAGTATATGCAATTGATGTTGCAAAGAATAGATGTCAAAAAGCAGAGAAGTTAGGTATTGAAAATATAATAGATGTAGCACCAGAACAACAAATGGAAATGATTCTAGATAAAACAGAGGGACATGGATTTGATGTAGTAGTAGATGCTTCTGGGATGTCTAGATGCATTGAAGTATGTTTCCAAGCTGCCGCAAGATATGGAAATGTTGTATTATTAGGATCTCCTAGAGAAGATTATCATTGTAATGTAACACCAATGTTAAACGCTATTCATATGAAAATGTTAAATGTAGTAGGAGGCTTTAATAGAAGATATCCATTTAGTGAAGAAGTAGGATCAAAACATTCAATGCAAAGTACATTTAAATATTTAGAAAAGTTATTAAATGAAAAAATAATAGATGTAAATCAATTTGTAACACATACAATAAAACCAGAAGAAGCAATGGATGCTTATCGTGGACTTATGTATGATAAAGATAATTACTTAGGTGTTATTATTGATTGGGAGGAATAA
- a CDS encoding HAD family hydrolase, translating to MNIPLDQILVFGDGENDLTMFDAVKYPIAMGNAMDNVKKAAYEVIKTNNEDGIACFLKKYNIV from the coding sequence TTGAATATTCCTCTCGATCAAATTCTAGTTTTTGGTGATGGAGAAAATGATTTAACAATGTTTGATGCTGTTAAATACCCGATAGCGATGGGTAATGCAATGGATAATGTTAAAAAAGCAGCATATGAAGTAATAAAAACAAATAATGAAGATGGAATTGCTTGTTTTTTAAAGAAGTATAACATTGTTTAA
- a CDS encoding ISL3 family transposase produces MSATNYINDILKSLELYDNNGGFIPFPYEKGNSCFRYEKKKGGTTIKYVNLVSTNSAAYCPKCGCVHNIKSKGLRKIYLHHATNGHTKTILEISYRRYQCHNCHHSFKDTIPFRFFETKMTYTLAQSTIRSLQENTALAVVARTYGISKSTMYRIFYDHIYLYHRCFQLSSVISIDEFRGTSDEGIYAFNIVNPITGKVLDILGDRKAETLKKYFGGFTHEERAKVKIIIMDLSGPFKAIMTSLFPKAVIIADKFHYVRLVGDNLTQARIQFCKKIHKDHETLSKLIKRNLHLFDRYYKELGNKKENYIPYFKKHLTNKQLVEAILELDICEEFKENYDIYQNFLKILHEPSKDYKKALNVWLDYIFETKNTYYEITAKNFRKNWFLPILRSLTYKATYHRNGESYTTSFNNGCIESLNNKFKLVKRNAYGYRYFQNLRKRIFLHLGYSFQFIEKEKRQVIT; encoded by the coding sequence ATGTCTGCTACTAATTATATCAATGATATCCTAAAATCTCTAGAACTTTATGATAATAATGGAGGGTTTATTCCTTTCCCTTATGAAAAGGGAAACTCTTGTTTCCGTTATGAAAAGAAAAAAGGTGGTACTACCATCAAGTATGTTAATCTTGTCTCTACAAATTCTGCTGCCTATTGTCCTAAATGTGGTTGTGTACATAACATTAAATCAAAAGGGCTTCGTAAGATCTATTTACATCATGCTACCAACGGACATACAAAAACTATCCTAGAAATAAGTTACCGTAGATACCAGTGTCATAACTGTCACCACTCTTTTAAAGATACAATTCCTTTTCGCTTCTTTGAAACAAAGATGACTTATACTTTAGCACAAAGCACGATTCGTTCTTTACAAGAGAACACTGCTTTAGCTGTAGTAGCTAGAACCTATGGTATTTCTAAGAGTACGATGTATCGTATCTTTTATGATCATATTTATCTATATCACCGATGTTTCCAATTATCTTCTGTTATTTCTATTGATGAGTTCCGTGGTACGAGTGATGAAGGAATCTATGCTTTCAATATAGTAAATCCTATTACTGGAAAAGTACTAGATATTCTTGGTGATAGAAAAGCAGAGACTTTAAAGAAGTATTTTGGAGGTTTTACACATGAAGAACGAGCGAAAGTGAAGATAATCATTATGGATTTATCAGGTCCCTTTAAAGCAATAATGACATCTTTATTTCCAAAAGCTGTCATTATCGCTGATAAGTTTCATTATGTTCGTCTCGTAGGTGATAACTTAACACAAGCTAGAATCCAATTCTGTAAGAAGATTCATAAAGATCATGAGACATTATCGAAACTAATAAAAAGAAATCTTCATTTGTTTGATCGTTATTATAAAGAATTAGGAAATAAAAAGGAAAACTATATTCCTTATTTTAAGAAACATCTAACAAATAAACAATTAGTAGAAGCTATCTTAGAATTAGATATATGTGAAGAGTTTAAAGAAAACTATGATATCTACCAGAACTTCTTAAAGATTCTACATGAACCTTCTAAAGATTATAAAAAAGCACTTAATGTTTGGTTAGATTATATCTTTGAAACAAAGAATACATACTATGAGATTACTGCCAAGAATTTCCGTAAGAATTGGTTTTTACCAATCCTACGTTCCCTTACTTATAAAGCTACTTATCATAGAAATGGAGAATCCTATACAACGTCATTTAATAATGGTTGCATTGAAAGTCTTAATAATAAATTTAAATTAGTAAAACGTAATGCATATGGCTATCGTTATTTTCAAAACTTAAGAAAACGTATCTTTCTACATCTTGGATATTCCTTCCAATTTATAGAAAAAGAAAAGAGACAGGTGATTACTTAA
- a CDS encoding GntR family transcriptional regulator has translation MASKYPEIKKYLVSKIESGAFQEGQSLPTERELTEHFGVSRMTVRRAFDEIIQEGYAHRKKGSSVVVSRHKNEIAVNKVIVKDNDTIVEKYGKIHYEVISFEKMKASHVCEVYLNFPMDEEVYRLRRIRRAGTTILSLEDLYFPKKFFPGMKSKDTKMFVKDLFAKYLVEKGDNHRLEVIEAKSASKFESRILHIPSSAVTLHVTHVEHVNGTPFFLGIDTLDGNMFKYTGSVSRLGDK, from the coding sequence ATGGCTTCGAAATACCCAGAGATAAAAAAGTATTTAGTATCAAAAATTGAATCAGGTGCATTCCAAGAAGGACAAAGTTTACCAACAGAAAGAGAATTAACAGAACACTTTGGTGTCTCTCGTATGACAGTAAGACGTGCTTTTGATGAAATAATCCAAGAAGGTTATGCTCATCGTAAAAAAGGGTCTAGCGTAGTAGTTTCTAGACATAAAAATGAAATTGCAGTTAATAAAGTTATTGTAAAAGATAATGATACAATTGTTGAGAAATATGGAAAAATTCATTATGAAGTAATTTCTTTTGAAAAAATGAAAGCAAGTCATGTTTGTGAGGTATATTTAAATTTCCCAATGGATGAAGAAGTTTATCGACTGCGTCGTATCCGTCGTGCAGGAACAACTATTTTATCGTTAGAAGATTTATATTTTCCAAAGAAGTTTTTCCCAGGTATGAAATCGAAAGATACAAAAATGTTTGTAAAAGATTTGTTTGCAAAGTATCTTGTAGAAAAAGGGGACAATCATCGTTTAGAAGTTATTGAAGCAAAAAGTGCTTCTAAGTTTGAGTCTAGAATTTTACATATTCCTAGTAGTGCAGTAACATTGCATGTTACGCATGTGGAACATGTAAATGGGACACCATTCTTTTTAGGTATCGATACGTTAGATGGAAATATGTTCAAGTATACTGGCTCTGTGTCAAGACTGGGGGACAAGTGA
- the nrdG gene encoding anaerobic ribonucleoside-triphosphate reductase activating protein: MTCNSIRLFGKVAESIVDGPGIRYAIFCQGCYHHCEGCHNPESHAIDGGEIYQIEQLIQEIKENPLLDGITLSGGEPMLQALACLEIIKAARNLKLPVMMYTGYVYEQVDSLLPEQKELFFSCDSVVDGRFEKEQRSLSLYYRGSKNQRIIDIKKSLEDNKCIVHEIDSFGQLR; the protein is encoded by the coding sequence ATGACATGTAATTCCATTCGTTTGTTTGGGAAGGTAGCAGAGTCTATTGTAGATGGACCAGGTATTCGTTATGCTATATTTTGTCAAGGTTGTTATCATCATTGTGAAGGTTGTCATAATCCAGAAAGTCATGCTATTGATGGTGGAGAGATTTATCAAATTGAACAATTGATTCAAGAGATAAAAGAAAATCCGCTATTAGATGGAATTACTTTAAGTGGTGGAGAGCCAATGCTACAAGCATTGGCTTGTTTAGAAATTATTAAAGCAGCACGTAATTTGAAGTTACCGGTTATGATGTATACAGGATATGTTTATGAACAAGTGGATTCTTTGTTACCGGAACAAAAAGAATTGTTTTTCTCATGTGATAGTGTAGTTGATGGAAGGTTTGAAAAAGAACAACGTAGCTTATCATTATATTATCGAGGATCTAAAAATCAGCGAATTATTGATATAAAAAAGAGTTTAGAAGATAATAAATGTATTGTTCATGAAATTGATTCATTTGGTCAATTAAGGTAG
- a CDS encoding anaerobic ribonucleoside triphosphate reductase: MIENIRKRDGRLEEFHPKKIEIAINKAFEACNVKMELEIIEELAKLVETRLLEKKSELPTVELIQDTVEEVLMEKGYSKVGKAYIVYRHGRTRERDMKSRLMTTMHEITFTDAKDSDLKRENANVNGDAPMGTMLKYGTESAKQFNLMFVLKAEHAKAHQDGDIHIHDMDFLTLTTTCCQIDIIKLCKDGFSTGHGVLREPNSITVMSALACIAIQSNQNDQHGGQAIYNFDYGMAEGVKKSYITWYYAALGQALNLLSDKDGKALSKKYKKELQHKPTLDGNDVFFEELKNVLKQEGVEDIDRILAYCDKEAYANTDRETAQAMEAFIHNLNTMHSRAGAQVPFSSINYGMDTSSEGRMAVRNILLATEHGLGKGETPIFPIQIFRVKEGINYNEGEPNYDLFQLACRTSAKRLFPNFSFVDAPFNKQYYKGTPETEIAYMGCRTRVISNVHDKQREVTSGRGNLSFTSINLPRLALQAKGDVSLFYEKLDEMLALCVDQLHERYLIQAARKAKNYPFLMGQGVWLDSEKLEADDTVGEVIKHGSLSVGFIGLAETLKALIGEHQGESEKAQRLGLQIISHMRRLLDIEAQKTGLNYGLIATPAEGLSGRFIKMDKEIYGEIAGVTDREYYTNSFHVPVYYPISAHKKINIEGPYHELTNAGHISYVEMDGDPSKNLVAFEKVVRAMHDANIGYGAINHPIDRDPVCGYNGIIDDVCPCCGRKEEEHQGFERIRRITGYLVGTVDRFNDGKRAEEKDRVKHDM; the protein is encoded by the coding sequence ATGATAGAGAATATTCGTAAAAGAGATGGTCGTTTGGAAGAATTTCATCCTAAAAAGATTGAAATTGCAATTAATAAAGCTTTTGAAGCTTGTAATGTGAAAATGGAGCTAGAAATAATAGAAGAACTAGCTAAATTAGTGGAAACACGTTTATTAGAAAAGAAAAGTGAATTACCTACCGTAGAACTAATCCAAGATACAGTAGAAGAAGTATTAATGGAAAAAGGTTATTCAAAAGTAGGGAAAGCTTATATTGTATATCGTCATGGACGTACCAGAGAACGTGATATGAAATCACGTTTAATGACAACGATGCATGAGATTACTTTTACAGATGCAAAAGATAGTGATTTAAAAAGAGAAAATGCGAATGTAAATGGAGATGCTCCGATGGGTACTATGTTAAAATATGGTACAGAATCTGCGAAACAATTTAATTTAATGTTTGTTTTAAAAGCGGAACATGCAAAGGCTCATCAAGATGGAGATATACATATTCATGATATGGATTTCTTAACATTAACAACAACATGTTGTCAAATAGATATTATTAAATTATGTAAAGATGGTTTTTCAACAGGTCATGGGGTTTTACGTGAACCTAATTCGATTACTGTTATGTCAGCGTTAGCTTGTATTGCGATTCAATCGAATCAAAATGATCAACATGGAGGACAAGCTATTTACAATTTTGATTATGGAATGGCAGAAGGCGTTAAAAAATCATATATTACTTGGTATTATGCAGCATTAGGGCAAGCATTGAATTTATTAAGTGATAAAGATGGAAAAGCTTTGTCAAAGAAATACAAAAAAGAATTACAACATAAACCAACATTAGATGGTAATGATGTATTTTTTGAAGAATTAAAAAATGTATTAAAACAAGAAGGAGTAGAAGATATTGATCGTATTTTAGCTTATTGTGATAAAGAAGCTTATGCTAATACGGATCGTGAAACTGCACAAGCAATGGAAGCATTTATTCATAATTTAAATACAATGCATTCTCGTGCGGGAGCACAAGTACCTTTTAGTTCTATTAATTATGGAATGGATACTTCTAGTGAAGGTAGAATGGCAGTACGTAATATTTTATTAGCGACAGAACATGGATTAGGAAAAGGAGAAACTCCTATTTTCCCAATTCAAATATTTAGAGTAAAAGAAGGTATTAATTATAATGAAGGAGAACCTAATTATGATTTATTCCAATTAGCGTGTCGTACTTCTGCTAAACGTTTATTCCCTAATTTCTCTTTTGTAGATGCACCATTTAATAAACAATATTATAAAGGAACTCCAGAGACAGAAATTGCTTATATGGGATGTCGTACAAGAGTTATTTCAAATGTTCATGATAAACAAAGAGAAGTAACTAGTGGTAGAGGAAATTTAAGTTTCACGTCTATTAATTTACCTCGTCTAGCATTACAAGCAAAAGGAGATGTTTCTTTGTTTTATGAAAAGTTAGATGAGATGTTAGCTTTATGTGTGGATCAACTGCATGAAAGATATTTAATTCAAGCAGCTAGAAAAGCGAAAAACTATCCTTTCTTAATGGGACAAGGAGTTTGGTTAGATAGTGAAAAATTAGAAGCTGATGATACAGTAGGGGAAGTAATTAAGCATGGTTCTTTATCTGTAGGATTTATAGGGTTGGCAGAAACATTAAAAGCATTAATTGGGGAACATCAAGGTGAAAGTGAAAAAGCGCAACGTTTAGGGTTACAAATCATTTCACATATGCGACGTTTATTAGATATAGAAGCTCAAAAAACAGGTTTAAATTATGGGTTAATTGCTACTCCGGCAGAAGGATTATCTGGTAGATTTATTAAAATGGATAAAGAGATATATGGTGAAATAGCAGGTGTTACAGATAGAGAATACTATACAAATAGTTTCCATGTCCCAGTATATTACCCAATCAGTGCTCATAAGAAAATCAATATAGAAGGACCTTATCATGAACTAACCAATGCAGGGCATATTAGTTATGTTGAAATGGATGGAGATCCATCAAAGAACTTAGTTGCCTTTGAAAAAGTAGTTCGTGCAATGCATGACGCTAATATTGGATATGGTGCAATTAATCACCCAATTGATCGTGATCCAGTTTGTGGTTATAATGGAATCATTGATGATGTTTGTCCATGTTGTGGTAGAAAAGAAGAAGAACATCAAGGGTTTGAAAGAATTCGTCGTATTACAGGATACTTGGTAGGAACAGTGGATCGTTTTAATGATGGCAAACGAGCAGAAGAAAAAGATCGTGTCAAACATGACATGTAA
- a CDS encoding B12-binding domain-containing radical SAM protein: MKTLITTLNAKYIHKSLSLRLLYVASKEKHDVQFQEFTIKDTKQHVVDRIMEANVDVVAFSVYIWNVEYIKDICSMLKSRKDIVIILGGPEVSYDIDPFLDTYEIDYIISGQGEVSFPYLLECIELNQTPNRIGISSKTNRSYEQCESVPLEVIEAFDSPYVLEQDLDSMNHRILYFETSRGCPYQCSYCLSSLEKGLTFYSIEYIKKQLDLIFATNVKTIKFLDRSFNAKTSHALEIIKHIISKQRLDVQCQFEINGDVLDQKIIDYMHQYATPGVFRYEIGIQSTYDPTNLIVKRRQDFNRLKEVIIQLQEAKVIDLHLDLIAGLPLETKERFAKSFDDVFSFHPKELQLGFLKLLRGTNLRKEADFYGYHYQQHAPYELIEGNDLSKQDIQDIHLAEDMLEKYWNSGKCKKTMDYIIQQIDSPFYFFYHLGVFYKEQNYKTIHYQNDELFYYLYQYCITINLDVEELLIEDYLQLSKVKPKKWWQTKIENRKETMHYLIDTYQLNKEEVFRYGVVEKCKDGYLLAIYKDMQVTLKKYR; the protein is encoded by the coding sequence ATGAAAACACTAATTACAACATTGAACGCAAAATATATTCATAAATCGTTATCATTACGATTGTTATATGTGGCTAGTAAAGAAAAACATGATGTACAGTTCCAAGAATTCACAATTAAAGATACAAAACAACATGTTGTGGATCGTATTATGGAAGCGAATGTGGATGTTGTTGCTTTTAGTGTGTATATTTGGAATGTAGAATATATTAAAGATATTTGTAGTATGTTAAAAAGTAGAAAGGATATTGTTATTATTTTAGGTGGTCCTGAAGTAAGTTATGATATTGATCCTTTTTTAGATACTTATGAGATAGATTATATAATTAGTGGACAAGGAGAAGTTTCTTTTCCTTATTTATTAGAATGTATTGAATTAAATCAAACTCCTAATAGAATCGGTATTAGTAGTAAAACAAATCGTAGTTATGAGCAATGTGAATCAGTACCTTTAGAAGTAATAGAAGCTTTTGATTCACCTTATGTATTAGAACAAGACTTAGATAGTATGAATCATCGTATCTTATATTTTGAAACAAGTAGAGGATGTCCTTATCAATGTAGTTATTGTTTATCTTCTTTAGAAAAAGGATTAACTTTTTATAGTATTGAATATATCAAAAAACAATTAGATTTAATCTTTGCAACCAATGTAAAAACAATTAAATTCTTAGACCGTAGTTTCAATGCAAAAACAAGCCATGCCTTAGAAATTATCAAACATATTATTTCTAAACAACGTCTTGATGTACAATGTCAATTTGAAATTAATGGAGATGTGTTAGATCAAAAAATAATTGATTATATGCATCAATATGCTACTCCTGGAGTATTTCGTTATGAAATAGGTATTCAATCTACTTATGATCCAACAAATTTAATTGTAAAAAGAAGACAAGATTTTAATCGTTTAAAAGAAGTTATTATTCAATTACAAGAAGCAAAAGTTATTGATCTTCATTTAGACTTAATTGCTGGTTTACCTTTAGAAACAAAAGAAAGATTTGCTAAATCATTTGATGATGTGTTTTCTTTTCATCCTAAAGAATTACAATTAGGTTTCTTAAAACTACTGAGAGGAACGAATCTACGCAAAGAAGCTGATTTTTATGGTTATCACTATCAACAACATGCTCCTTATGAACTAATCGAAGGAAATGATTTAAGTAAACAAGATATCCAAGATATTCACTTAGCAGAAGATATGTTAGAAAAATATTGGAATAGTGGAAAATGTAAAAAAACAATGGATTATATTATTCAACAAATTGATTCTCCATTTTATTTCTTCTATCACCTAGGTGTCTTCTATAAAGAACAAAACTATAAAACAATTCATTATCAAAATGATGAACTATTTTATTATTTATATCAGTATTGTATAACCATAAACTTAGATGTAGAAGAACTACTAATAGAAGATTATTTACAATTATCTAAAGTAAAACCTAAAAAATGGTGGCAAACAAAAATAGAAAATCGGAAAGAAACAATGCATTATTTAATTGATACCTATCAATTAAATAAGGAGGAAGTTTTCCGTTATGGAGTAGTAGAAAAATGCAAAGATGGCTATCTATTAGCCATCTATAAAGATATGCAAGTAACTTTAAAAAAATATCGTTAG